A single region of the Polymorphum gilvum SL003B-26A1 genome encodes:
- a CDS encoding phage head-tail joining protein, with protein sequence MTLEDMIARRDALLAARWRGVRTVEVEGRRITYASDAEMAAALGDLERRIAEEQTGARRRIVRTTASKGL encoded by the coding sequence ATGACGCTTGAGGACATGATCGCGCGCCGCGATGCGCTGCTCGCCGCCCGATGGCGCGGCGTGCGCACCGTCGAGGTCGAGGGGCGCCGCATCACCTATGCGAGCGATGCCGAAATGGCGGCCGCCCTCGGCGACCTCGAACGTCGGATCGCCGAGGAGCAAACCGGCGCGCGCCGTCGCATCGTTCGCACGACGGCAAGCAAGGGGCTCTGA